A genomic region of Methanothermobacter sp. CaT2 contains the following coding sequences:
- a CDS encoding 50S ribosomal protein L31e, which translates to MERIYVIPLRKAKNVPRTIRAPKAVKIVREFLMKHMKADTVKLDESINEKLWERGIQKIPPRIKVKAVKDEDGVVEATLEE; encoded by the coding sequence ATGGAAAGGATTTATGTCATACCTCTCAGAAAGGCCAAGAACGTGCCAAGGACCATAAGAGCGCCGAAGGCTGTTAAGATTGTCAGGGAATTTCTCATGAAACATATGAAGGCAGACACCGTTAAACTCGACGAGTCAATCAACGAAAAACTCTGGGAGAGAGGTATCCAGAAGATACCCCCAAGAATAAAGGTCAAGGCCGTTAAGGATGAAGACGGTGTTGTTGAAGCCACACTCGAAGAATGA
- a CDS encoding YhbY family RNA-binding protein has protein sequence MKRSLSALTINVGKAGVTDSLIEEVKRQLKANELIKIRFARTMASEKESYITEIVEKTNSKLIDLRGNVAIIFKKRS, from the coding sequence ATGAAAAGGTCACTGTCGGCGCTCACAATAAATGTGGGGAAAGCCGGAGTGACAGATAGCCTCATTGAAGAGGTGAAGAGGCAGCTCAAGGCAAATGAACTGATAAAGATAAGATTTGCCAGGACGATGGCCTCTGAAAAAGAAAGTTATATTACAGAGATAGTTGAAAAAACAAATTCTAAGCTCATAGATTTAAGAGGAAATGTGGCAATAATTTTCAAAAAAAGATCTTAG
- a CDS encoding 50S ribosomal protein L39e, producing MSRNKHVARKLRMAKANRQNRRVPAWVMVKTNYRVRSHPKMRHWRRTKLKV from the coding sequence ATGAGTAGAAATAAACATGTTGCCAGGAAACTCAGAATGGCAAAGGCTAACAGACAGAACAGAAGGGTGCCCGCATGGGTTATGGTTAAGACAAACTACAGGGTTCGAAGCCATCCAAAGATGAGGCACTGGAGAAGGACCAAACTCAAGGTATAG
- a CDS encoding dolichyl-diphosphooligosaccharide--protein glycosyltransferase subunit STT3, with protein MDIQGLLERLKPFLIIVLLFSVVFYIRAEASNIGGVPADAKKFYEDADGLPYFSEMDSYYNYRLTMNYLTKGIMGDTLVDGKPYDLHSYYPPGRPVDYPPLIVYVTSAAYRVLNFFGDFSLKEVAFWMGAFIGSLCVIPAYLFVRRITNDYGGFAAALIVGLVPTYVAHTYAGFFDTDMFNFVLPLFVFWFFTEGMLASSMRGKVGYALAAAVSILVFSAAWVGYIFYLAVLIVFVAAYLVISRYILGEKPEGEFEGKLDWLIHQRELFPLLILLIAGGVLIGVFGGFSSLAGAVGGLIGATQIQATAQTTAYPNVYVSVSELQVPEFITTGAGNIFLPGQNTIVGGVGGLLVFIIGVLGVGALVWKYRQPEVVVEESENRPRAGKKSKFMRKKRAAVASEEMRHRYLLYAVLMAVWLIMSGYAVTKGSRFIPTFAMPLGLSAGIFTGFLVEYLRVRFTTTSSLALIVFVAAVAMVMPFGVSVAVKLLAGVLAAGFIYSVKKPEIRAPFMMVLVVLAAVAPSVSGAHSITTSVAPGTDDGMWNSMQWVKKNTSRDTVVMSWWDFGHLFAVAADRPVTFDGGSQNTPRAYWIGKALTTSNETLSRGILTMLSTSGDLAYETLDNYTDDSGKTAEILTATLGLPREEARAVMTGRYGLSDTEADSVLRYSHPAKPKPFVLVLSSDMLGKAPWWTYFGTWDFKKKTGSRYGYYPSLASSKPQVVNNTTVIQTVNTMVDQNNVLGTIIEKKANTTNATIAVGNNMTVQKINPHKLTIIEGDLLVKNEVVDSDAQLSLIVIGSGNQYTTIIMNRELEDSVFTKLFLLGGFNQTSFKFLHQEPGVLLWTAA; from the coding sequence ATGGATATCCAAGGTTTGCTTGAAAGATTGAAGCCATTCCTAATCATTGTCCTGCTCTTCTCGGTTGTCTTTTACATAAGAGCAGAGGCCAGTAACATTGGCGGAGTCCCTGCCGATGCCAAGAAATTCTATGAAGATGCAGATGGACTCCCCTATTTCAGCGAAATGGACTCCTACTATAACTACAGGTTAACAATGAACTACCTGACGAAAGGTATAATGGGTGATACCCTGGTGGATGGTAAACCCTATGACCTCCACTCATACTATCCCCCTGGCAGACCCGTTGACTACCCGCCCCTGATCGTATACGTTACCTCGGCTGCCTACAGGGTACTGAACTTCTTCGGGGACTTCAGCCTCAAGGAGGTCGCATTCTGGATGGGGGCCTTCATAGGTTCCCTCTGCGTGATCCCCGCCTACCTCTTCGTGAGGAGGATAACAAATGATTACGGGGGTTTTGCAGCTGCCCTCATAGTGGGGCTTGTCCCAACCTACGTCGCCCACACCTATGCAGGTTTCTTTGACACGGACATGTTCAACTTCGTCCTCCCGCTCTTCGTGTTCTGGTTCTTCACAGAGGGGATGCTGGCTTCCAGCATGAGGGGCAAGGTTGGATATGCCCTTGCAGCGGCAGTTTCAATACTTGTATTTTCAGCTGCATGGGTGGGTTACATATTCTACCTGGCGGTTCTCATCGTATTCGTTGCAGCGTACCTTGTCATTTCAAGGTACATCCTGGGAGAAAAACCGGAAGGCGAATTCGAGGGCAAACTTGACTGGCTGATTCATCAGAGAGAACTTTTCCCCCTCCTGATCCTCCTCATAGCTGGGGGAGTCCTCATAGGAGTGTTTGGAGGATTTTCAAGCCTTGCGGGTGCTGTAGGCGGACTCATAGGTGCCACCCAGATACAGGCAACCGCCCAGACCACGGCCTACCCCAACGTCTATGTCTCAGTCTCAGAACTACAGGTGCCTGAATTCATAACAACCGGTGCCGGGAACATCTTCCTCCCGGGTCAGAACACAATCGTTGGTGGGGTGGGCGGCCTGCTGGTATTCATAATTGGTGTTCTGGGTGTCGGAGCCCTGGTGTGGAAATACCGCCAGCCAGAGGTTGTCGTTGAGGAGTCAGAGAACAGGCCGCGGGCCGGTAAGAAAAGCAAGTTCATGAGGAAGAAGAGGGCGGCTGTTGCCAGTGAGGAGATGAGACACCGCTACCTGCTCTACGCTGTCCTCATGGCTGTATGGCTCATAATGAGTGGATATGCTGTTACCAAGGGTTCAAGGTTCATACCCACATTTGCAATGCCCCTGGGACTCTCAGCAGGGATATTCACAGGATTCCTTGTTGAGTACCTGAGGGTGAGGTTCACGACAACATCATCACTGGCACTGATCGTATTCGTGGCGGCGGTTGCCATGGTAATGCCCTTCGGGGTCTCAGTTGCGGTTAAGCTCCTTGCAGGGGTGCTTGCGGCTGGATTCATATACTCCGTGAAGAAGCCTGAGATAAGGGCGCCATTCATGATGGTTCTGGTGGTCCTTGCAGCTGTGGCCCCCTCTGTGAGTGGAGCCCACTCAATCACAACGTCGGTAGCCCCCGGTACAGATGATGGTATGTGGAACTCCATGCAGTGGGTAAAGAAGAACACCAGCAGGGACACGGTGGTCATGTCATGGTGGGACTTCGGACACCTCTTTGCGGTTGCAGCAGACAGGCCAGTCACCTTTGACGGTGGTAGCCAGAACACCCCGAGGGCCTACTGGATAGGTAAGGCCCTCACAACGAGTAACGAGACACTTTCAAGGGGTATACTCACCATGCTCTCAACCAGCGGTGATCTCGCCTATGAGACCCTTGACAACTACACAGATGACAGCGGAAAGACCGCCGAGATACTGACCGCGACCCTCGGACTTCCAAGGGAGGAAGCCAGGGCCGTCATGACCGGGCGCTACGGTCTCAGTGATACGGAGGCTGACAGTGTACTCAGGTACTCCCACCCGGCAAAGCCAAAGCCCTTTGTACTTGTCCTGAGCTCAGATATGCTCGGTAAGGCGCCATGGTGGACGTACTTTGGAACATGGGATTTCAAGAAGAAGACAGGGTCAAGGTATGGTTACTATCCATCCCTGGCAAGCTCAAAGCCCCAGGTGGTTAACAACACAACCGTTATCCAGACCGTGAACACCATGGTGGACCAGAATAACGTCCTGGGCACCATAATAGAGAAGAAGGCAAACACCACCAATGCAACGATAGCAGTGGGCAACAACATGACGGTTCAGAAGATAAACCCCCACAAGCTCACCATAATCGAGGGCGACCTCCTTGTTAAGAATGAGGTTGTTGACAGTGACGCCCAGCTGAGCCTCATAGTCATTGGAAGCGGGAACCAGTACACGACAATAATAATGAACAGGGAACTGGAGGACTCGGTCTTCACAAAGCTCTTCCTCCTGGGAGGATTCAACCAGACATCCTTCAAGTTCCTCCACCAGGAACCCGGTGTGCTGCTGTGGACAGCAGCATAA
- a CDS encoding 30S ribosomal protein S19e — MTTVYDVPADLLINRVAEELKNDSKVKSPEWVNFVKTGVHKERRPENPDWWYVRAAALLRRVYIDGPVGVNSLRTHYGGKKDRGSRPEKFRRGSGAIIRRALQQLEESGLIKREENGRVITPEGRSFLDKAAAEVKKEVEGLERY, encoded by the coding sequence ATGACTACAGTTTATGACGTGCCAGCAGATCTGCTCATAAACAGGGTTGCTGAGGAACTGAAAAATGACAGTAAGGTTAAATCCCCTGAATGGGTTAACTTTGTTAAAACAGGTGTCCACAAGGAAAGAAGACCTGAGAATCCTGACTGGTGGTATGTAAGGGCCGCTGCCCTCCTCAGAAGAGTTTACATTGATGGTCCTGTGGGTGTTAACAGCCTCAGGACACATTACGGCGGTAAGAAGGACCGGGGCTCACGCCCTGAAAAGTTCAGAAGGGGTAGCGGTGCCATAATCAGAAGGGCCCTGCAGCAGCTGGAGGAATCAGGTCTAATAAAGAGGGAAGAAAATGGAAGGGTTATAACACCCGAAGGCAGATCATTCCTTGACAAGGCCGCTGCAGAGGTAAAGAAAGAAGTTGAAGGACTTGAAAGGTACTGA
- a CDS encoding CBS domain-containing protein, giving the protein MRVEDVMVTDVDTIDITASLEDVLRNYVENAKGSSVVVKEGVRVGIVTTWDVLEAIAEGDDLAEVKVWEVMERDLVTISPRATIKEAAEKMVKNVVWRLLVEKDDEIIGVISATDILRAKMAKRY; this is encoded by the coding sequence ATGAGGGTTGAGGATGTTATGGTTACGGATGTTGACACCATCGACATAACTGCCAGCCTCGAGGATGTTCTAAGGAACTATGTTGAGAACGCCAAGGGAAGCTCGGTGGTTGTGAAGGAAGGTGTCAGGGTCGGAATTGTAACCACATGGGATGTGCTTGAGGCCATTGCAGAGGGGGATGATCTTGCAGAGGTCAAGGTATGGGAGGTGATGGAGCGGGATCTTGTTACCATATCTCCCAGGGCAACCATCAAGGAAGCAGCAGAGAAGATGGTGAAGAACGTTGTCTGGCGCCTCCTTGTCGAGAAGGACGATGAGATCATAGGCGTGATAAGCGCCACTGATATATTGAGGGCCAAGATGGCCAAGCGATACTGA
- a CDS encoding GTP-binding protein encodes MDIEEKIRKIEEEIQKTPYNKATAHHIGKLKAKISRLKEEALQRKTSSGKGRGFHIKKSGDSTVVLIGFPSVGKSTLLNELTSAESKVGDYQFTTLEIVPGVMEYRGAQIQIFDIPGIITGASRGRGRGREILSVARSADLIVIVLDVFNTDHMDIILRELRDVGIRPNETPPDVIVKRRKLGGVKLSATVELTHLDEKIIRSVLNEYGIHNADVLIRDDITVDQFIDVMEANRAYIPAITVINKIDLVDESYLEGLREKFPEALFISADRDINIDELREEIFNRLGLIRIYLKPQGKKADYDEPLIIREGSTVGDVCQKLHRDFVRKFRHARVWGSSVKFDGQKVGLEHVLNDEDVLRIIIKK; translated from the coding sequence ATGGATATCGAAGAGAAGATCAGAAAGATAGAAGAGGAGATTCAGAAGACACCATACAACAAGGCCACAGCCCACCATATAGGTAAACTGAAGGCAAAGATATCCCGCCTCAAGGAGGAGGCCCTCCAGAGGAAGACCTCATCTGGAAAGGGGAGAGGATTCCATATCAAAAAGTCTGGAGACTCCACCGTGGTCCTCATCGGTTTTCCATCTGTTGGGAAATCAACACTCCTCAACGAGTTAACCAGTGCAGAGTCAAAGGTGGGTGACTATCAGTTCACAACCCTTGAAATCGTCCCGGGCGTCATGGAGTACCGGGGGGCCCAGATACAGATATTTGACATACCCGGGATAATAACCGGGGCCTCCCGTGGGAGGGGCCGTGGAAGGGAGATACTCTCAGTTGCCAGGAGCGCCGACCTCATAGTGATAGTCCTTGATGTCTTCAACACAGACCACATGGACATAATCCTCAGGGAGCTGAGGGATGTTGGTATAAGACCCAACGAGACGCCCCCTGATGTGATTGTTAAGAGGAGAAAACTGGGTGGTGTGAAGCTCTCAGCAACGGTCGAACTCACACACCTTGATGAGAAGATCATAAGGTCAGTCCTCAATGAGTACGGAATCCACAATGCCGACGTCCTCATAAGGGATGACATAACCGTTGACCAGTTCATAGACGTCATGGAGGCCAACCGCGCCTACATACCGGCCATCACCGTTATAAACAAGATAGACCTTGTGGATGAATCCTATCTTGAGGGTCTCAGGGAGAAATTCCCGGAAGCCCTCTTCATCTCCGCAGACAGGGACATCAACATCGATGAGCTCAGGGAGGAAATATTTAACAGACTGGGCCTCATAAGGATATACCTGAAGCCCCAGGGTAAAAAGGCTGATTACGACGAACCCCTCATCATCAGGGAAGGGTCAACCGTTGGCGATGTGTGCCAGAAGCTCCACAGGGACTTTGTGCGTAAATTCAGACATGCAAGGGTCTGGGGGAGCTCTGTTAAATTCGACGGCCAGAAGGTGGGCCTTGAACATGTCCTCAATGATGAGGACGTCCTGAGGATCATAATAAAGAAGTGA
- a CDS encoding sulfide-dependent adenosine diphosphate thiazole synthase codes for MKLDDIKISRAIVEGYMEDLLDYMEMDVAIGGGGPSGLTAGYYLARAGLKVALFERKLSIGGGMWGGGMMFNKIVVQDEGREILDEFGIRSEPYDEGYHVADSVEATSTLCSRACQAGLKIFNLMSIEDVMIRDEGITGLVLNWSSVEMAGLHVDPLTVRARAVIDATGHDCEIVKVVERKIGPELNTPDGRIQGERSMWADVGEAALIENTREVYPNLYVAGMASNAVYGAPRMGPIFGGMLVSGRRVAEMIIEKLK; via the coding sequence ATGAAGCTTGATGATATAAAAATTTCAAGAGCAATTGTTGAAGGATACATGGAGGATCTCCTGGACTACATGGAGATGGATGTTGCTATCGGCGGAGGGGGCCCCTCCGGTCTAACAGCAGGCTACTACCTTGCAAGGGCTGGTCTGAAGGTCGCGCTCTTTGAGCGCAAGCTCTCCATTGGTGGTGGAATGTGGGGCGGCGGTATGATGTTCAACAAGATCGTCGTCCAGGATGAGGGCCGTGAGATCCTCGATGAATTCGGAATAAGGTCAGAACCCTATGATGAGGGATACCATGTGGCTGATTCGGTGGAGGCGACCTCCACCCTGTGTTCCAGGGCCTGCCAGGCCGGACTGAAGATATTCAACCTCATGAGCATAGAGGACGTTATGATCCGCGACGAGGGGATAACCGGTCTTGTGCTCAACTGGAGCTCAGTTGAAATGGCGGGCCTCCACGTTGATCCCCTCACAGTCAGGGCCAGAGCAGTCATCGATGCAACGGGTCATGACTGTGAGATAGTGAAGGTGGTGGAGAGGAAGATCGGACCGGAACTCAACACCCCCGATGGCAGGATACAGGGCGAGAGGTCCATGTGGGCCGACGTGGGGGAGGCTGCCCTCATTGAAAACACGAGGGAGGTCTACCCCAACCTCTATGTGGCTGGAATGGCGAGCAACGCCGTATACGGCGCCCCCAGGATGGGGCCCATATTTGGTGGTATGCTGGTCTCAGGTCGACGTGTTGCAGAGATGATAATCGAGAAGCTGAAATGA
- a CDS encoding adenylate kinase family protein: MICITGTPGVGKTTVAGILRERGLEVISLGELIRQKGFVLGRDPIRGYLEADIEAACSHLQEMEGLDVVEGHLSHLCRSCSMVIVLRLHPEVLRGRLEGRGYPEGKVLENLEAEALDVCTVEAFEIHGERVHEVDTTGRSPHEVADIITDIMNGSRVCPPGGVDFSGWLLG, encoded by the coding sequence ATGATCTGCATAACCGGAACACCCGGCGTCGGGAAGACAACCGTGGCGGGTATATTGAGGGAGAGGGGACTGGAGGTCATATCCCTTGGGGAACTCATAAGGCAGAAGGGATTCGTCCTTGGACGCGACCCCATCAGGGGATACCTTGAAGCCGACATTGAGGCCGCATGCAGCCACCTCCAGGAAATGGAGGGTCTGGATGTGGTGGAGGGTCACCTCTCCCACCTCTGCAGATCCTGCAGCATGGTGATCGTCCTCAGACTCCACCCGGAGGTACTCAGGGGCAGGCTTGAGGGGAGGGGCTACCCTGAAGGTAAGGTGCTTGAAAACCTCGAGGCCGAAGCGCTGGATGTGTGCACCGTTGAGGCCTTCGAAATACATGGGGAGCGTGTTCATGAGGTCGATACAACAGGAAGATCCCCTCATGAGGTTGCCGATATCATCACCGATATCATGAATGGTTCAAGGGTATGTCCCCCGGGGGGAGTGGATTTCTCAGGATGGCTTCTTGGATGA
- a CDS encoding translation initiation factor IF-6 has product MIRRINLSGNPNLGVYISVTDSVALIPQNTPEKFEGVLREALEVEVLKVSISGSSLNGALAVGNSNGFVVSNQAMDREIDALAAAGVEAVRIPERFTAVGNLVLANDNGAVASPLLSDDALQVIGDVLEVDVKVSTLAGLNIVGSMGAATNRGALLNPQASSEEIGIIEDTLGVEADVGTVNHGVTLIGACSVANSNGVLVGEETTGPELARIEEALGFLEG; this is encoded by the coding sequence ATGATTAGAAGGATCAACCTCAGTGGAAACCCGAACCTGGGAGTTTACATCTCTGTAACCGACAGTGTGGCCCTGATACCACAGAACACCCCTGAAAAGTTTGAGGGTGTTCTCAGGGAAGCCCTTGAAGTTGAGGTCCTGAAGGTGTCCATCAGTGGCAGCAGCCTAAACGGTGCCCTTGCCGTGGGCAACTCAAATGGATTCGTGGTCTCAAATCAGGCCATGGACCGTGAAATCGATGCCCTTGCAGCTGCCGGTGTGGAGGCTGTCAGGATCCCTGAAAGGTTTACTGCAGTCGGTAACCTTGTGCTGGCCAATGACAACGGTGCCGTTGCAAGTCCACTGCTGTCAGATGATGCGCTGCAGGTTATAGGGGATGTGCTTGAGGTTGACGTTAAAGTATCCACACTTGCAGGCCTCAACATCGTAGGCTCCATGGGTGCAGCTACCAACCGTGGTGCCCTGCTGAATCCCCAGGCATCATCTGAGGAAATAGGTATCATAGAGGATACCCTGGGCGTGGAGGCCGACGTTGGCACAGTCAACCATGGAGTCACACTTATAGGTGCCTGTTCAGTGGCCAACTCAAACGGTGTCCTTGTGGGTGAGGAAACCACAGGGCCAGAACTTGCGAGGATAGAAGAAGCTTTAGGTTTTCTTGAGGGATGA
- the topA gene encoding DNA topoisomerase I yields MHEVIICEKPKSSEKIAGALFPDAMKKKHGKVSYWEHVEGDKRVTIVSAVGHLYSLRPRQSNEEHFFDLEWAPIHEIDKKKGYVKDYLNVIRKFAAGADRYIHACDYDIEGTLIGFNALKYGCGEEALRKTSRMKFSTLTREEIQRAYQNPIEVDYGQVDSGAARHILDFIFGVNISRSLMKSVKAATNRFIKLSAGRVQTPTLAILVEREKEIRDFKPVPYWIIRAELGEGIIAESKRGKIFKRELVDSILKKCQGSDAKVKDVRVRDTIRKPPVPFDLGTLQSEAYRVFGFSPKKTQTIAQNLYTEGYTSYPRTSSQKLPESIGYEKILKNLAKNPRFGVHIERLRGPLKPHEGKKEDDAHPAIHPTGLLPSELSKDEKKVYDLIVHRFISVFGEDAILQTMKVELEIGEEEFSFSRKRVSKGGWMESYPYTKMEDEEFPEISGGDSLAVRSVSADERETKPPARYNEASLIRELERRGLGTKSTRADIIAKLYDRKYIEGKKIRVSPLGENIIDTLTRYCEKITSEELTRQFERELEDIMRGKISKDQVIDEAITEVRSILSDIEENLRDIGKELYRAYQDSRVVGECPACGGKLVIKYSPRNRSTFVGCSSYPDCRTVYSLPKGASVLKSLCEKCGLPMISYGRPRQRACLDPKCGKKKSEVEEVVGKCPECGSDLIKRSGRYGEFVGCKGFPKCRFTCSVDEVPEG; encoded by the coding sequence ATGCATGAAGTTATAATCTGTGAGAAGCCCAAATCATCTGAAAAGATTGCCGGGGCCCTCTTTCCAGACGCCATGAAGAAAAAACATGGAAAGGTGTCATACTGGGAACATGTGGAGGGTGATAAGAGGGTCACCATAGTATCAGCGGTGGGACACCTCTACTCACTCCGCCCCAGGCAGTCCAACGAAGAACACTTTTTTGACCTTGAATGGGCACCCATACACGAGATCGATAAGAAGAAGGGTTACGTTAAGGATTACCTCAACGTTATAAGGAAATTTGCAGCCGGCGCTGACCGCTACATCCATGCCTGCGATTATGACATTGAGGGGACCCTCATTGGTTTCAACGCCCTCAAATACGGTTGCGGTGAGGAGGCCCTCAGGAAGACCTCCAGGATGAAGTTCTCAACCCTCACCAGGGAGGAAATACAGAGGGCCTACCAGAACCCCATTGAAGTCGACTATGGGCAGGTCGACAGCGGCGCTGCAAGGCACATACTTGATTTTATTTTCGGAGTAAACATATCCCGCTCCCTCATGAAGTCTGTTAAGGCGGCCACAAATCGTTTCATAAAATTATCCGCCGGGAGGGTTCAGACCCCTACCCTCGCGATACTGGTTGAACGGGAGAAGGAGATAAGGGACTTTAAACCCGTCCCCTACTGGATAATACGCGCTGAACTCGGGGAAGGGATCATCGCCGAGAGCAAGAGGGGCAAGATCTTCAAGCGGGAGCTGGTCGACAGCATCCTCAAGAAGTGCCAGGGAAGTGACGCTAAGGTTAAGGATGTTAGGGTAAGGGACACCATCAGAAAGCCCCCGGTACCCTTCGACCTGGGGACCCTCCAGTCAGAGGCCTACCGTGTATTCGGATTCAGCCCCAAGAAGACACAGACAATTGCACAGAACCTCTACACCGAGGGTTACACCTCATATCCCAGGACATCATCCCAGAAGCTCCCGGAAAGTATAGGGTACGAAAAGATCCTCAAAAACCTTGCAAAGAACCCCCGCTTCGGAGTCCACATTGAAAGGCTCAGAGGCCCCCTCAAACCCCATGAGGGAAAAAAGGAGGATGATGCCCACCCGGCCATACATCCCACAGGTCTTCTTCCATCGGAACTCTCAAAGGATGAGAAAAAGGTTTATGACCTCATAGTCCACCGGTTCATAAGTGTATTCGGTGAGGATGCCATCCTCCAGACCATGAAGGTAGAACTTGAAATTGGAGAAGAGGAGTTCAGCTTCTCCAGGAAGAGGGTCAGTAAGGGGGGCTGGATGGAGAGCTACCCCTACACGAAGATGGAGGATGAAGAATTCCCTGAGATATCCGGCGGAGACTCTCTGGCTGTCAGGAGTGTAAGCGCAGATGAAAGGGAGACAAAACCTCCGGCAAGATACAACGAGGCTTCCCTCATCAGGGAACTCGAGAGGAGGGGTCTTGGAACCAAGTCAACACGTGCAGATATAATAGCCAAACTCTATGACAGGAAGTACATTGAGGGGAAAAAGATAAGGGTCAGTCCCCTGGGTGAGAACATAATTGACACCCTCACAAGGTACTGTGAGAAGATCACCAGCGAGGAACTCACAAGGCAGTTCGAGAGGGAACTAGAGGATATCATGAGGGGGAAGATAAGCAAGGACCAGGTTATAGATGAGGCCATCACAGAGGTAAGATCCATACTCAGTGACATAGAGGAGAACCTCAGGGACATCGGGAAGGAACTCTACAGGGCCTACCAGGACAGCAGGGTTGTGGGTGAATGCCCCGCCTGTGGTGGGAAACTCGTCATAAAATACTCTCCCAGAAACAGGAGCACCTTTGTGGGGTGTTCAAGCTACCCTGACTGCAGGACCGTTTACTCACTTCCAAAGGGCGCCAGTGTGCTTAAAAGTCTCTGTGAAAAGTGCGGTCTCCCCATGATATCCTATGGAAGGCCGCGGCAGAGGGCCTGTCTTGACCCAAAATGTGGTAAAAAGAAATCAGAGGTTGAAGAGGTTGTCGGTAAATGCCCTGAATGTGGTTCAGACCTCATAAAGCGCTCCGGACGTTACGGGGAATTCGTCGGTTGTAAGGGATTCCCGAAGTGCCGCTTCACATGTTCCGTTGATGAGGTCCCCGAGGGCTGA
- the rnp4 gene encoding ribonuclease P protein component 4, translating into MRRGKRPRWMLKIAEERIDILFRMADREFSANPHRSHRYTELARNIAMKYRVRIPREWRRRFCRKCYSFLKPGANCTVRIADGKVNFRCHECGHIMRFPYIREKKDRRRNKIESHTTKEGTDEKVTVGAHNKCGESRSDR; encoded by the coding sequence TTGAGGAGAGGAAAGAGACCACGATGGATGTTAAAAATTGCTGAAGAGAGAATAGACATCCTTTTCAGAATGGCTGACCGTGAATTTTCAGCTAATCCCCATAGATCGCACAGGTACACCGAACTTGCAAGAAACATCGCAATGAAGTACAGGGTTAGAATCCCCAGGGAATGGAGGAGGAGGTTCTGCAGGAAATGTTACAGTTTCCTTAAACCCGGGGCAAACTGCACCGTCAGGATAGCTGATGGGAAGGTTAATTTTAGGTGCCACGAGTGCGGTCACATCATGAGATTCCCTTATATCAGGGAAAAAAAGGATAGAAGGAGAAATAAGATTGAGTCTCACACCACCAAAGAAGGAACTGATGAAAAGGTCACTGTCGGCGCTCACAATAAATGTGGGGAAAGCCGGAGTGACAGATAG
- a CDS encoding DNA-binding protein, which translates to MTDLEEIRRKKMLELQQKAQQQAMEAEAQEQMRQQLEMQKKQIMMQILTPEARSRLANLRLTRPDFVEQIELQLIQLAQMGRVRSKITDEQLKELLKRVAGKKREIKISRK; encoded by the coding sequence TTGACAGACCTCGAAGAGATACGTCGCAAGAAGATGCTGGAGCTCCAGCAGAAGGCTCAGCAGCAGGCGATGGAAGCTGAAGCACAGGAACAGATGCGTCAGCAGCTGGAAATGCAGAAAAAACAGATAATGATGCAGATACTCACCCCTGAAGCCCGTAGCCGTCTGGCCAACCTCCGTCTGACAAGGCCGGACTTCGTTGAGCAGATAGAACTGCAGCTCATACAGCTGGCCCAGATGGGGCGTGTAAGGTCAAAGATCACCGATGAACAGCTGAAGGAGCTGCTTAAAAGGGTTGCGGGTAAAAAGAGGGAGATAAAGATCAGCCGCAAATAG